The Petrocella atlantisensis genome has a window encoding:
- the pheS gene encoding phenylalanine--tRNA ligase subunit alpha, with protein sequence MKEQLEAIKIKVVRNLDNIANLKALEEVRVNILGKKGELTSILKGMKDVAPEDRPTIGALVNEVRTDIEAALENAKNNLASKAREQQLKEEVIDVTMPSNKKVLGHRHPMHIVLEDLKNIFIGMGYQIAKGPEIEEDYYNFKALNIPEDHPARDEQDTFYIDKNFVLRTSTSPTQVHVMEHEKPPIRVIAPGRVYRSDEVDATHSPMFHQVEGLVIDENITMADLKGALAEFVKELYGEDAKVRFRPHYFPFTEPSAEVDVSCFKCGGTGCNICKGSGWIEILGCGMVHPKVLEMSGIDPTKYSGFAFGMGLERITMLRYGIEDLRLFYENDIRFLKQF encoded by the coding sequence ATGAAAGAACAGCTGGAAGCAATTAAAATCAAAGTCGTAAGAAATCTGGACAACATAGCGAACCTTAAGGCACTAGAAGAGGTCCGCGTTAACATACTGGGGAAAAAAGGAGAATTAACATCCATTCTAAAAGGTATGAAAGATGTTGCGCCAGAAGATCGTCCTACAATAGGCGCCCTAGTCAATGAGGTAAGAACGGACATCGAAGCAGCTCTAGAAAATGCTAAGAACAATCTAGCGTCAAAAGCCAGAGAACAACAACTTAAAGAAGAGGTCATTGACGTGACCATGCCTTCTAACAAAAAAGTTCTAGGACATCGTCATCCTATGCACATTGTCCTTGAAGATTTGAAAAACATATTTATTGGGATGGGCTATCAGATTGCAAAAGGCCCGGAAATTGAAGAGGACTATTATAATTTTAAAGCATTAAATATTCCGGAAGATCATCCTGCAAGAGACGAACAGGATACCTTTTATATTGATAAGAATTTTGTTCTTAGAACGTCGACATCACCAACACAAGTACATGTCATGGAACATGAAAAACCGCCTATTCGTGTCATAGCTCCAGGAAGGGTATACCGTTCAGATGAAGTTGATGCAACCCATTCACCTATGTTTCATCAGGTAGAAGGCTTGGTTATAGATGAGAACATTACGATGGCAGATCTTAAGGGAGCTTTGGCGGAATTTGTCAAAGAGCTATATGGGGAAGATGCTAAAGTGCGTTTTAGACCCCATTATTTTCCTTTTACGGAGCCCAGTGCTGAGGTAGATGTATCTTGTTTTAAATGTGGTGGTACAGGTTGTAATATATGTAAAGGATCCGGATGGATTGAAATCCTTGGCTGTGGCATGGTGCATCCAAAAGTGCTTGAGATGTCTGGCATAGATCCTACCAAATACAGCGGATTTGCCTTTGGTATGGGTCTTGAGCGTATAACGATGTTAAGGTATGGCATTGAAGATCTGAGACTTTTTTATGAAAATGATATTCGATTTTTAAAGCAGTTTTAA
- the pheT gene encoding phenylalanine--tRNA ligase subunit beta, with product MNVSMNWLKEYVTIDNDVQTFADKMTMSGSNVDRIEKKGEAITDVVIGKVLEIVKHPDADKLVVTQVDVGEKTIQIVTGAENMKVGDLVPVALPGANLAEGLKIKEGRLRGIASNGMMCSVEELGLDPEHFPDAPEHGIYIIKGDYPLGSDAKPVFGLDDAIIEFEITSNRPDCFSLLGIAREAAATVDADFHYPEIHFNEVAGDINQHASVEVIATDLCPRFVAKVLVDVDIKPSPKWMQDRLRSVGIRPINNLVDITNFVMVEMGQPMHAYDLEELIHGKIIVRRAKDKEKMMTLDGEERELDDTMLVIAGEEEVIGVAGVMGGEGSKVKDHTGMILLEAANFDPASIRKTSKKIGLRTDASTKFEKHLDPNTALIAMERACQLAEMIGAGRVMAGIIDVNNSKREPNKVAYNVGNINRLLGTDISEEEMVGYFKRLEFVVNEEQKEILAPTFRADIECEADLAEEVARLYGYDLLPTTLATGTPTVGKKNFTQRMEDLTRQIMEDCSLNEAMTYSFESPKVYDKLKLELDSPLRVAVKIDNPLGEDFSVMRTSTVNGMLQALSNNYAKRNEKVGLYEIGTIYEPKAIPLKELPKESQKLTIGMYGDCDFFKLKGILETLFEAFNCLDLAKWDPNLDVSYLHPGRKAKVLLKNKDIGYIGEVHPDVLDAYDIHDKAYIAVIDMKDLIDEATLDHKYTPVPRYPAVNRDLAMLVKEEILVGTIEEVIRRYSGKILEKLELFDVYKGKQIEAGYKSVAYALSFRAADHTLQEKEISKTMEKILKGLENELGATLRK from the coding sequence ATGAATGTATCAATGAATTGGTTAAAAGAATATGTGACAATAGATAATGATGTACAGACATTTGCGGACAAGATGACCATGTCCGGTTCGAATGTAGATCGTATAGAAAAAAAAGGAGAAGCCATTACAGATGTTGTCATCGGTAAGGTTCTAGAAATTGTAAAACATCCGGATGCAGATAAATTAGTTGTAACCCAAGTGGATGTGGGAGAAAAAACCATTCAGATTGTAACGGGTGCTGAAAATATGAAGGTTGGAGACTTAGTGCCGGTAGCCCTTCCGGGCGCAAATCTTGCAGAAGGCTTGAAAATCAAGGAAGGTCGGCTTAGAGGCATAGCTTCTAACGGTATGATGTGCTCAGTAGAAGAATTGGGTCTGGATCCGGAGCATTTCCCGGATGCACCTGAACACGGCATCTATATTATAAAAGGTGATTACCCACTGGGTAGTGATGCAAAGCCTGTTTTTGGACTGGATGATGCTATTATTGAATTTGAGATTACATCGAACCGTCCGGACTGTTTTAGTTTGCTTGGGATTGCAAGAGAAGCAGCAGCAACCGTAGATGCAGATTTTCACTATCCGGAAATTCATTTTAATGAAGTGGCGGGTGATATCAACCAACATGCTTCTGTAGAAGTCATTGCAACCGATCTATGTCCCAGATTTGTAGCAAAAGTTTTAGTGGATGTGGACATAAAGCCTTCACCAAAATGGATGCAAGACAGGTTAAGATCTGTAGGTATACGACCCATCAATAACTTAGTAGATATAACTAACTTTGTCATGGTTGAAATGGGCCAACCCATGCATGCTTATGACCTTGAAGAGTTGATTCATGGGAAAATTATTGTAAGGCGTGCCAAAGACAAAGAAAAAATGATGACCCTTGATGGTGAAGAAAGAGAATTAGATGATACCATGCTTGTCATAGCAGGGGAAGAAGAAGTCATTGGCGTAGCAGGTGTTATGGGTGGTGAAGGTTCTAAAGTCAAAGACCATACCGGAATGATTTTACTTGAGGCAGCCAACTTTGACCCAGCCAGTATTCGGAAAACCTCAAAAAAAATAGGTCTAAGAACGGATGCATCCACAAAATTCGAAAAACATCTTGATCCAAATACAGCCTTGATTGCTATGGAACGTGCCTGTCAATTGGCAGAGATGATAGGTGCCGGTCGAGTTATGGCAGGCATTATTGATGTGAATAACAGCAAAAGAGAGCCTAACAAGGTGGCCTATAATGTTGGAAATATAAACCGACTTTTAGGAACGGATATTTCAGAAGAAGAAATGGTAGGTTATTTCAAACGTTTGGAGTTTGTGGTTAACGAAGAACAAAAAGAAATTTTGGCACCTACATTTAGAGCCGATATCGAATGTGAAGCGGACTTGGCTGAAGAAGTGGCAAGGCTATATGGTTATGACCTTCTACCAACAACCCTTGCAACCGGGACACCTACAGTCGGTAAAAAGAATTTTACTCAAAGAATGGAAGACCTAACAAGACAGATTATGGAAGATTGCAGTCTCAATGAAGCGATGACCTATTCTTTTGAGTCACCGAAAGTATATGATAAGTTAAAGCTTGAATTAGATAGCCCACTTAGAGTCGCGGTGAAGATTGATAACCCGCTTGGAGAAGATTTTAGTGTCATGCGTACATCAACGGTTAATGGCATGTTACAAGCCCTATCCAATAATTATGCCAAAAGAAATGAAAAGGTTGGCTTATATGAAATCGGCACCATCTATGAACCAAAGGCCATCCCTCTTAAAGAATTGCCTAAAGAGTCTCAGAAGTTAACCATTGGTATGTATGGTGACTGTGATTTTTTCAAGCTTAAAGGAATTCTGGAAACTTTGTTTGAAGCTTTTAATTGTCTTGACTTGGCAAAATGGGATCCTAATTTAGATGTATCCTACCTTCACCCGGGACGAAAAGCTAAAGTCTTATTAAAAAACAAAGATATCGGTTATATTGGTGAGGTGCATCCGGATGTTTTGGATGCATACGATATTCATGATAAGGCTTATATTGCGGTCATTGATATGAAAGATCTGATTGATGAAGCGACACTTGACCATAAATACACACCAGTTCCTAGGTATCCGGCAGTTAACAGAGACTTGGCTATGTTGGTAAAAGAAGAAATATTGGTTGGCACGATTGAAGAGGTCATCCGAAGATACTCCGGAAAAATACTCGAAAAATTAGAGTTATTTGATGTCTATAAAGGTAAGCAGATTGAAGCAGGATACAAATCTGTGGCATACGCCCTATCCTTTAGAGCGGCAGACCATACTTTACAGGAAAAAGAAATTAGCAAAACCATGGAAAAAATTCTGAAGGGTCTGGAAAATGAACTCGGAGCTACCTTAAGAAAATAG
- a CDS encoding SpoIID/LytB domain-containing protein, giving the protein MIIEKYLGIEKINNFKKRSYFMVLISFLLIFMNMTDINSKAVNSNLDTLRIGLVTQFKDQDQIQVFNKSIVPGFHSNDTWIPESTVFSKSQMFSFMPSTGTYLVSEEVFEDYERAQSKADQLKTDGFAVYPGLVDVNTWKIYVETGDIQETLDHIHTLYDIEFVEAPYNSERLIMTFDQTQGIIFDNSQDRVAAIGSNDKIGDATVMNLGKATYRGKIEIGRYGKEKLQAVNIVNLEDYLYSVVVSEIYASWPIESIKAQAVAARTFATYYVTVANKFPNAPYDLDDTVNSQVYKGYGVEDKRVTVAVDDTKGKMIYYDGSVIPAYFFSTSGGRTEASEYVWTASVPYLKSMPDLYETEPARAPWVKTYTPVEIENELMKRDIAVGTVLDLEVMGYTEAGRVLELNVIGSSSAYILRKETMRQWLGMDSRKFTLIKPKDVPFFKHSVISGKDYVGVVDYNNAYVINGSGRSERLLGQKEQVIVMSADNIINQPMISGGAGKFILAGVGYGHGVGMSQSGAKGMALAGYTYTDILEYYYKGVEVK; this is encoded by the coding sequence ATGATAATAGAAAAGTACTTGGGTATAGAAAAAATAAATAACTTTAAAAAAAGAAGCTATTTCATGGTTTTGATTTCTTTTTTGTTGATTTTTATGAACATGACGGATATAAACAGTAAGGCAGTAAATTCTAATCTAGATACCTTAAGAATTGGCTTAGTTACTCAGTTTAAAGATCAGGATCAGATACAAGTGTTTAATAAGTCAATTGTGCCAGGATTCCATAGTAATGATACATGGATACCGGAATCTACAGTTTTCTCTAAGAGCCAGATGTTTTCTTTCATGCCTTCAACTGGGACATATCTTGTTTCAGAAGAGGTTTTTGAAGATTATGAAAGGGCTCAGTCAAAGGCAGATCAATTAAAGACAGATGGCTTTGCGGTATATCCCGGTTTAGTAGACGTCAACACATGGAAAATCTATGTTGAAACAGGGGATATTCAAGAGACACTAGATCATATACATACACTCTATGATATAGAATTCGTAGAGGCACCTTATAACAGTGAACGCTTAATCATGACTTTTGACCAGACTCAAGGTATAATTTTTGATAACAGTCAAGATAGAGTAGCTGCCATCGGAAGCAATGACAAAATAGGCGATGCCACGGTCATGAACCTTGGAAAAGCGACGTATCGAGGTAAAATCGAAATAGGAAGGTACGGAAAAGAAAAACTTCAAGCGGTTAACATCGTTAATTTGGAAGACTATCTCTATAGTGTTGTTGTTTCGGAAATCTATGCATCATGGCCGATAGAAAGCATTAAGGCACAAGCCGTTGCGGCCCGTACCTTTGCCACCTATTATGTTACAGTTGCAAACAAATTCCCAAACGCGCCTTATGATTTGGATGATACAGTAAATTCGCAAGTATATAAAGGTTATGGTGTTGAAGACAAACGTGTAACGGTTGCAGTAGATGACACGAAGGGAAAAATGATCTATTATGATGGTTCCGTCATACCGGCGTATTTCTTCTCAACCAGCGGTGGGCGAACAGAAGCCAGTGAATATGTTTGGACAGCTTCTGTACCATATTTAAAAAGTATGCCGGATCTTTATGAAACAGAGCCGGCAAGAGCGCCTTGGGTCAAGACCTATACACCGGTTGAAATTGAAAATGAATTGATGAAAAGAGACATAGCAGTAGGCACAGTCCTAGATCTTGAAGTGATGGGTTATACAGAAGCAGGTAGAGTCCTTGAATTAAATGTAATTGGAAGTAGTAGTGCTTATATTCTACGCAAAGAGACCATGCGCCAATGGTTGGGTATGGATAGTCGTAAATTCACCTTAATAAAACCGAAAGATGTACCATTTTTTAAACACTCGGTAATCTCAGGGAAAGATTATGTTGGTGTTGTGGATTACAATAATGCTTATGTTATTAATGGAAGTGGAAGATCAGAAAGATTACTTGGTCAGAAGGAACAAGTTATTGTCATGAGCGCTGATAATATTATAAATCAACCGATGATATCAGGGGGAGCTGGGAAATTTATCTTGGCTGGAGTTGGTTATGGGCATGGTGTCGGCATGAGTCAATCCGGGGCAAAAGGGATGGCACTGGCAGGTTATACTTATACGGATATATTGGAATATTATTATAAAGGTGTTGAAGTAAAATAA